The Sulfolobus sp. A20 genomic interval ATGTATTCATTATACTCAGTTTCTTTAACCTTTTTAGTTACGAACACGGGTTGTGATAATCCTACATTTTTCAGTAATTTAATCTTCATAGTTACTTCCATTGGAGCCTCTATTGCTGTACCACAAACTTCTCCATCGCCTTGTGCTAAATGCGTATCCCCCACTGATAATAAAGCTCCTTTTACGAAAACTGGTAAATACAATTTAGTCCCAACCGTTAGATGCTTAATATCCATATTACCTCCATTTTCTCTAGGCGGAATAGTACTAAGCTTCCCTCTAGTTTGTAAAGCCGTGCCTATAACTCCAGGGAATGGATTCAACGGTATTTTAACCTCTAGATCACCAAATTTAGCGTAAGCATAATTATCATCAGCCTTCCATATTTTTAAGGCAGGCCCTAAAACATCTATTGGTGAAGTATATTGCTCATCGGCGAGGAATCCAAATCCTGGCAAAACTCCGGTCCATCCCCAACCTTTATTCTTAAACTCTAGGAACTCTATTTCTAAAGCGTCTCCAGGCTCAGCGTTCTTTACTTCTATAGGTCCAGTTAGTGGATGGATTCTGGAGAAATCAAGCTTTAGTAAATCTTTTTCTATAGATGATGGAGTTACTTGACCATCAGACGCCTCTTTAGTCTCTACTGTTATAATGTCCCCATCACTTATACTCATTATAGGTTGTAATGAGTTATCCCACTTATTGTGGGTTATAGCATGTATAGTGTATTGCATCGATATTCATTACCTTTTCAACCTTATAAGTTTGGAAGTTTTCGAATACTTTAATACTGACCTCCTTCCTAAATGGCTTGCCTTTGCCAGTTCATGCTCCCTAGATTATGTAATATTTTTCGAAAAAATTTAAATAACAATAAAGGATTAGTAAGAGACATGGAAGATAGAAAAATTAGCCCATTCTTATTATCCCTACCGATAAGGAAAATATTTGATAACGTTAATGAGGTATTAAAATACATTAAGAGTGGGATGACCGTTCTAGATCATGGATGTGGCCCTGGATTTTACACTATTCCTATCGCTAGAAAAGTTGGAGATAAAGGATTCGTTTATGCTGTTGACTCTGATGAAAAGCAGATAAAGGTGTTGCAGAGAAAATTAGAAAGGTTAAATATCAATAATGTGAAGACAATAGTTTCTAGGGATTTATCGCAGATACCATCTAACACTATTGATTTTTTGTTATCAAAGGACGTTTTATGTTGCACAGTTCTACATAAAGAGTTAGCAGAGGAAATAAAAAGGGTTCTTAAACCTAACGGCTTAGCCTTTATTACCATAAGAAAGGGCTTTGGTTCTGATCCTAGAAATATTACATCAAAAGAATTATTCTCCTTATTTCCAGACAGTTTAATTAAAAGGGATGGAGTGTTTACGGCACTAGTATTATATATGAAAAGAACTGACTAATATTCGATAGTTGATTATAGTATATAATAGAGTAAATTATGAGACGCTTGTATTAGACTCTAGTTTTCTGACTTCTTCCCCGCTATAGAGGCTTTCCTCAACTTTGAAATACCTTTAAGTTTTTTAGCTCGAATCGTCACAATTAAACGTGGTGAGGAGAACTCCCCAGACTGAACGATTGATGAATCCTTTAAGTGCTGACCTTATATTACCTTTAGCCCTCTTAGATTAACCTCAATTTGTTTCCTAAGTATTTCCCCTGCTGTACCCCCTATGTCTATTTCTCCTATACTAAAATCTTTGTTAATCATTTGTTCCAGATGACGGCTTAACACGTTGGGACTAACAATGCCACCATGAGCTAATCCTACCATATTAGGCTTCAAGTTTATTTGGAATTTAAGGCTATTGACATATTCATCATAATCTAATGGGGGAGGTGTAGTTGGTATTACCACACCATTAAAGAAAGCTCCTGCGCTATCTCCGGTGAATAATACATCGTTAACCATTACTGAAATGTGATGCTTAGCATGACCTGGAGTATGATAAATTTGCAAAATTCTCCCTTCTCCCAGATCAAAATTTTCTCCTCCATCAACCTCTATGACTTTATCTTGTTCTATCTTAGTGAACTCTCCATAAACATAATATAGATCTCCTAAGACATTTCTTGCTGATTCGTTAAGTCTCTTAACGCCCTCATCAGAGGTTAAATATTTCTTAAAACCGCTTTTCACCAAG includes:
- a CDS encoding class I SAM-dependent methyltransferase encodes the protein MEDRKISPFLLSLPIRKIFDNVNEVLKYIKSGMTVLDHGCGPGFYTIPIARKVGDKGFVYAVDSDEKQIKVLQRKLERLNINNVKTIVSRDLSQIPSNTIDFLLSKDVLCCTVLHKELAEEIKRVLKPNGLAFITIRKGFGSDPRNITSKELFSLFPDSLIKRDGVFTALVLYMKRTD
- a CDS encoding MBL fold metallo-hydrolase, which translates into the protein MPCRGLHAVPAGPPEFPEIVTVYVVCGDKMNVMIDAGVSNSIMDSSFLDKLDLVILTHIHIDHIGLLQEIINMYKNVKILVKSGFKKYLTSDEGVKRLNESARNVLGDLYYVYGEFTKIEQDKVIEVDGGENFDLGEGRILQIYHTPGHAKHHISVMVNDVLFTGDSAGAFFNGVVIPTTPPPLDYDEYVNSLKFQINLKPNMVGLAHGGIVSPNVLSRHLEQMINKDFSIGEIDIGGTAGEILRKQIEVNLRGLKVI
- a CDS encoding acetamidase/formamidase family protein → MQYTIHAITHNKWDNSLQPIMSISDGDIITVETKEASDGQVTPSSIEKDLLKLDFSRIHPLTGPIEVKNAEPGDALEIEFLEFKNKGWGWTGVLPGFGFLADEQYTSPIDVLGPALKIWKADDNYAYAKFGDLEVKIPLNPFPGVIGTALQTRGKLSTIPPRENGGNMDIKHLTVGTKLYLPVFVKGALLSVGDTHLAQGDGEVCGTAIEAPMEVTMKIKLLKNVGLSQPVFVTKKVKETEYNEYIAYPGIDNNLWIASKKAIKGIISILSKYMTPVEAYMLASVAVNLRVSEVVDVPNWIVTAYLPKDIFNKEIEIL